GCAGGCGGGCGTCACCAATCTTTCCATTTCCGATGCGGCCGGCGCGGAAGGTTTCTTCTATGCGCCGGACCCCAGCTCGCAGCTTGCCTGCACCATCGGCGGCAATATCGGCATGAATTCCGGCGGCGCGCATTGTCTGAAATACGGTGTCACCACCAATAATCTGCTCGGCGTGAAAATGGTGCTGGTGGATGGCACGGTGCTGGAACTGGGCGGCAAGCACCTCGATGCTGCCGGCTACGATCTGCTCGCCCTTGTCTGCGGCTCGGAAGGCCAGCTCGGTATCGTGACGGAAGCGACAGTGCGGCTGATCGCCAGGCCGGCAGGCGCGCGACCGGTGCTGTTCGGCTTCGAGACGTCGGAGGAGGCCGGCTCCTGCGTGGCCGATATTATCGGCGCGGGTATCATCCCGGTCGCCATCGAATTCATGGACAAGCCGGCCATCGAAATCTGCGAGGCCTTCGCCAAAGCGGGTTATCCGCTGGATGTCGGCGCGCTACTGATCGTCGAGGTCGAAGGCTCCGAGGCGGAAATGGACGCCATGCTGGCCGACATCGTGGCGATTGCCCGAAAACATGGCGTGAAGACCGTGAAGGAGTGCCAGTCGGCCATGGAGGCGGCGGCGATCTGGAAAGGCCGCAAATCCGCCTTCGGCGCAACCGGCCGCATCGCGGATTATATCTGCATGGATGGCACCGTGCCGCTCTCCCAGCTTTCTTATGTGCTGAAGAAGACGAGCGAAATCACCGACCGGCTCGGCCTGCGCGTCGCCAATGTCTTCCATGCCGGCGATGGCAACATGCATCCGCTCATCCTGTTCAACGCCAACGATCCGGAGGATGCGGCCCGCGCGGAAGAGGCAGGCAATGAAATATTGAAGCTCTGCGTCGATGCCGGCGGCTGTTTGACCGGCGAACATGGTGTGGGCATCGAAAAACGGGATTTGATGCGCCACCAGTATGGTGAGGCCGATCTTGCCCAGCAGATGGCGGTGCGGGCGGCTTTCGATGAGGGCTGGCTGATGAACCCTTCCAAGGTGTTTCCGCTGGAGGGGAGGGGATGATGGGTGTGAATTTTGTGACGATGGTGGGTGTGGCTTACCCCCCTCTGCCCTCCCGGGCATCTCCCCCTCAAGGGGGGAGATTGGCGAGACGCACCGGCGTCGCTCCATCTCGACCGAAGAAAAACGCGGGACCTTGCCGCGAGTCGATCTCCCCCCTTGAGGGGGAGATGCCCGGCAGGGCAGAGGGGGGTATCCCTCGCGCAAACGTCGCTATCCCATGCCCGGAGCCCGCGACCCCATGCTGACCCCCTACGCAGAAACTCAGGTCGCCGACATCATCCGCGATCACGCCGCGCGTAAAAGCGCGCTGAAAATCATCGGCGGCAACACCCGCTCCGGTTTCGGCAATGCTGTCGCAGCAGATGAAGCACTCTCTTCCCGCGCGATGAACGGCATCGTCTCCTACCTGCCCGCCGAAATGGTCATGACCGTCAAGGCCGGCACCCCGCTCGCCATCGTCGAAGCGGCTCTCGCGGAAAACCGCCAGATGATGGCCTTCGAGCCGATGGATCACCGCCCGATCATGGGCACCGAAGGTGAACCGACCATCGGCGGCGTCTTCGCCGCCAATGTTTCCGGCCCCCGCCGTTATGTAGCCGGTGCGGCCCGCGACAGCCTGCTCGGTATCCGTTTCGTCAACGGCAGCGGGGATGTGATCAAGGCCGGCGGCCGGGTGATGAAGAATGTCACCGGGCTCGATCTGTCGAAATTCCTCGCCGGATCGTTCGGCACGCTCGGTTTCCTCACCGAAGTCACCTTCCGTGTCCTGCCGAAACCGCCTGCGGAAAAAACCGTGGTCGTTTCCGGTCTCGACGATGAAGCGGCGACGCGCATCATGGCGGCGGCAATGGCGATGAGTGTCGAGGTTTCGGGCGCGGCGCATCTGCCGGAAAGCGTTCGTTCCCGTTTCATCGATGGCGGATTGCCGGACGGACCGGCGACCATCCTGCGGCTGGAAGGGCTCTCCGCCTCGGTGGAGGCGCGCACGGCCAAACTCCTCTCCGTCATGGACCGGGTCGGGCCGTGGGTGCTGCTGGAGGGCGAGGAGAGCGGGCTTTTGTGGCGTCAGGTGCGGGATGTCGCGCCATATGTGGGACAGGCAGCGAAGCCCTTGTGGAAAGTATCGGTCGCGCCTTCCGTGGGTCATCAGCTTGTCGCGGCGCTGCGCATGGAAGCGGGCATCGACGCCTTTTACGACTGGCAGGGCGGCCTTGTCTGGATGCAGATGGAGGCGGACCCCGAGGCGAATTTGCTGCGCGGCGCGATCCGGGCGCTCGGCGGCGGCCACGCAACTTTGGTGAGGGCGAGCGATGCGGTGCGCGCCACGGTCGCTGCCTTCGAACCGCGCCCGGCGGCGGAAGCCATCTTGTCGTCGCGTATCAGGGAGAAGCTCGATCCGGCGGGCATCTTCAATCCCGGCAAGATGGCCGTGACGATCGAAAGGGCGGTCTGAACCATGCAAACATCCTTCACGCCCGAACAGCTGGCTGATCCGCATGTGGCGGAATCCGAAAAAATCCTGCGCAAATGTGTGCATTGCGGTTTCTGCACGGCCACCTGTCCCACCTATGTCACGCTCGGCAACGAGCTGGACAGCCCGCGCGGCCGCATCTACCTCATCAAGGACATGCTGGAAAACAGCCGCCCGGCCGACCGCGAGGTCGTCACCCATATCGACCGCTGTCTTTCCTGCCTTGCCTGCACCACCACCTGTCCCTCCGGCGTGGATTACATGCATCTGGTCGATCATGCCCGCGCCCATATCGAACAGACATACAAGCGCCCCTTCATGGATAGGCTGATCCGCAATCTTCTGGTTGCCGTCCTGCCTCATCCAGCCCGTTTCCGGCTGGCCCTGCATCTGGCCCGGCTGGCGCGGCCTTTCTCCGGCCTGCTTGCCAAAGTTCCGGCGCTGAAGCCGCTGCAATCCATGCTCGCTCTCGCTCCCGCCGCCGTGCCCGCGGCCTCCGCGTCAACCCGTCCGGGAGAGCGGCCGGCCGAAGGCGAGAAGCGCGGGCGCGTTGCGATCCTCACCGGCTGCGCCCAGCCGGTGCTCGATCCCGGCATCAACGAGGCGACGTTGCGCCTGCTGGCACGGCTCGGCATCGAGGTCGTGGTGCCGAAAGGGGAGGGCTGTTGCGGTTCGCTGGTGCATCATATGGGCCGGGAGGAAGAGGCGCTCGCCTCGGCAAGGCGCAATGTCGATGTCTGGACGCGTGAGATGGAGAGCGGCGGTCTCGACGCCATCATTATCACCGCTTCCGGCTGCGGCACCACCATCAAGGATTACGGCCACATGCTGCGGCTCGATCCGGCCTATGCCGAAAAAGCCGCGCGGGTCTCGGCCTTGGCGAAGGACATCACCGAATATCTCGCCACGCTCGATCTGCCGCAAGGGCAAAATCAGGGTCTCACGGTCGCTTATCATTCCGCCTGCTCCATGCAGCACGGCCAGAAGATCACGCTCGCCCCGAAACAGCTGCTGAAGGCGGCTGGTTTTACCGTTCGCGATCCGGCGGAAGGGCACCTCTGCTGTGGCTCGGCCGGAACCTACAATATCCTGCAGCCGGAAATTTCCGCCAAGCTCAAGGCGCGCAAGGTGAAGAATATCGAGGCCACGCGCGCGGATGTCATCGCCACCGGCAATATCGGCTGCATCACGCAGATCGGAACCGGTACTGATGTGCCGATCCTGCACACGGTTGAGCTGCTGGACTGGGCCTATGGCGGGCCGAAGCCGGCGAGGCTTTCGGTTTAGATCGTGGTGCGCTCATAGGGCAGTGATCCAGAGCGCCATAACGTGTGCCGCAAAGATTGGATCGTGAGTTTTCTTTGTTCTCCCTCATCCCTGTGCTCGTCACAGGGATCCAGCCAGCCCAAGTCCTTGGGCTGAAAAGGCTTTCCCGCCGCGCAGACGCGCGTCGGCTGGATTCCTGTGACAAGCACAGGAATGAGGGAAGGGAGCTAGAACTTATACGCCACGCCGAAATTCACCGCATTGGTGATGATATCGGTCTTCAGCGACGCGC
The Agrobacterium cucumeris DNA segment above includes these coding regions:
- a CDS encoding FAD-linked oxidase C-terminal domain-containing protein, with product MTQPIKFLEPRAKVVAGRDRIIADLKDILPADCLVHEPRELVPFETDAFVSYRRLPLAVALPKTTEEVAAVMKYCHRYGIPVVPRGAGTSLSGGAIPQEDAVVIGLSKMASILELDFYNRTARVQAGVTNLSISDAAGAEGFFYAPDPSSQLACTIGGNIGMNSGGAHCLKYGVTTNNLLGVKMVLVDGTVLELGGKHLDAAGYDLLALVCGSEGQLGIVTEATVRLIARPAGARPVLFGFETSEEAGSCVADIIGAGIIPVAIEFMDKPAIEICEAFAKAGYPLDVGALLIVEVEGSEAEMDAMLADIVAIARKHGVKTVKECQSAMEAAAIWKGRKSAFGATGRIADYICMDGTVPLSQLSYVLKKTSEITDRLGLRVANVFHAGDGNMHPLILFNANDPEDAARAEEAGNEILKLCVDAGGCLTGEHGVGIEKRDLMRHQYGEADLAQQMAVRAAFDEGWLMNPSKVFPLEGRG
- a CDS encoding FAD-binding protein, producing MLTPYAETQVADIIRDHAARKSALKIIGGNTRSGFGNAVAADEALSSRAMNGIVSYLPAEMVMTVKAGTPLAIVEAALAENRQMMAFEPMDHRPIMGTEGEPTIGGVFAANVSGPRRYVAGAARDSLLGIRFVNGSGDVIKAGGRVMKNVTGLDLSKFLAGSFGTLGFLTEVTFRVLPKPPAEKTVVVSGLDDEAATRIMAAAMAMSVEVSGAAHLPESVRSRFIDGGLPDGPATILRLEGLSASVEARTAKLLSVMDRVGPWVLLEGEESGLLWRQVRDVAPYVGQAAKPLWKVSVAPSVGHQLVAALRMEAGIDAFYDWQGGLVWMQMEADPEANLLRGAIRALGGGHATLVRASDAVRATVAAFEPRPAAEAILSSRIREKLDPAGIFNPGKMAVTIERAV
- the glcF gene encoding glycolate oxidase subunit GlcF, with amino-acid sequence MQTSFTPEQLADPHVAESEKILRKCVHCGFCTATCPTYVTLGNELDSPRGRIYLIKDMLENSRPADREVVTHIDRCLSCLACTTTCPSGVDYMHLVDHARAHIEQTYKRPFMDRLIRNLLVAVLPHPARFRLALHLARLARPFSGLLAKVPALKPLQSMLALAPAAVPAASASTRPGERPAEGEKRGRVAILTGCAQPVLDPGINEATLRLLARLGIEVVVPKGEGCCGSLVHHMGREEEALASARRNVDVWTREMESGGLDAIIITASGCGTTIKDYGHMLRLDPAYAEKAARVSALAKDITEYLATLDLPQGQNQGLTVAYHSACSMQHGQKITLAPKQLLKAAGFTVRDPAEGHLCCGSAGTYNILQPEISAKLKARKVKNIEATRADVIATGNIGCITQIGTGTDVPILHTVELLDWAYGGPKPARLSV